From one Anopheles cruzii chromosome 3, idAnoCruzAS_RS32_06, whole genome shotgun sequence genomic stretch:
- the LOC128271897 gene encoding transcription elongation factor S-II isoform X2, whose amino-acid sequence MNVEEEVFRIQKKLGKMTSLSDGSGQEQALDLLRELQRLSIDLDILTKTRIGMTVNELRKCSKDDEVISLAKSLIKSWKRFLAGTPPSKDGGKDGSKGSSKASSKSNSKSGREGNKKDSEREGKEGKTKPTQVSFPAQSSNTTDAVRLKCREMLANALRVEGEMPEGCQTPEELGEELEEAIFVEFKNTDMRYKNRIRSRVANLKDPKNPSLRGNFVSGALTAQRLAKMTSEEMASDEMKLLRDRFVKEAINDAQLATVQGTKTDLLKCGKCKKRNCTYNQLQTRSADEPMTTFVMCNECGHRWKFC is encoded by the exons ATGAACGTCGAAGAGGAAGTGTTTCGGATCCAGAAAAAGCTCGGCAAAATGACATCCTTATCGGATGGCTCG GGCCAAGAGCAGGCGTTGGATTTGTTGCGTGAGCTGCAGCGGCTGAGCATCGATCTGGATATTCTGACGAAAACGCGCATCGGCATGACGGTGAACGAGCTGCGCAAGTGCAGCAAAGACGACGAGGTGATCAGTCTGGCGAAATCGCTCATCAAAAGCTGGAAACGGTTCCTGGCCGGTACGCCACCCTCGAAGGACGGTGGCAAGGACGGGTCGAAGGGTTCGAGCAAAGCGTCAAGCAAATCGAACAGCAAATC CGGACGCGAGGGCAACAAGAAGGACTCGGAGCGGGAGGGCAAAGAGGGCAAAACGAAACCGACGCAGGTCAGTTTTCCGGCCCAATCGAGCAACACGACCGATGCCGTGCGCCTGAAGTGTCGCGAAATGCTGGCCAACGCACTGCGCGTCGAGGGGGAGATGCCGGAGGGCTGCCAAACGCCGGAGGAGCTGGGCGAAGAGCTGGAGGAAGCGATATTTGTCGAGTTTAAAAACACCGATATGCGGTACAAGAACCGGATCCGGTCGCGGGTTGCCAACCTGAAGGACCCGAAGAACCCGAGCCTGCGGGGCAACTTTGTGAGCGGAGCGCTGACCGCGCAGCGGCTAGCCAAGATGACGTCCGAGGAGATGGCGAGCGACGAGATGAAACTGCTGCGCGATCGGTTCGTGAAGGAGGCGATCAACGATGCCCAGCTGGCGACGGTGCAGGGCACCAAGACCGATCTGCTGAAGTGTGGCAAGTGTAAGAAGCGCAACTGTACCTACAACCAGCTGCAGACGCGCAGCGCGGACGAACCGATGACCACGTTCGTGATGTGCAACGAGTGCGGCCACCGTTGGAAGTTTTGCTAA
- the LOC128275321 gene encoding protein transport protein Sec61 subunit alpha, whose protein sequence is MGIKFLEIIKPFCGILPEIAKPERKIQFREKVLWTAITLFIFLVCCQIPLFGIMSSDSADPFYWIRVILASNRGTLMELGISPIVTSGLIMQLLAGAKIIEVGDTPKDRALFNGAQKLFGMVITIGQAIVYVMTGMYGDPAEIGAGVCLLIIIQLFVAGLIVLLLDELLQKGYGLGSGISLFIATNICETIVWKAFSPATVNTGRGTEFEGAVIALFHLLATRQDKVRALREAFYRQNLPNLMNLLATVLVFAVVIYFQGFRVDLPIKSARYRGQYSSYPIKLFYTSNIPIILQSALVSNLYVISQMLAVKFHGNFLINLLGVWADVGGGGPARSYPIGGLCYYLSPPESLGHIVADPIHAVLYIVFMLGSCAFFSKTWIDVSGSSAKDVAKQLKEQQMVMRGHRENSMIHELNRYIPTAAAFGGLCIGALSVLADFMGAIGSGTGILLAVTIIYQYFEIFVKEQSEMGGMGTLLF, encoded by the exons ATGGGAA TCAAATTCCTCGAAATTATTAAACCGTTCTGCGGCATTCTGCCGGAGATCGCCAAACCGGAGCGTAAGATCCAGTTCCGCGAGAAGGTGCTATGGACGGCGATCACGCTGTTTATCTTCCTCGTGTGCTGCCAGATCCCGCTGTTCGGCATTATGAGCTCCGATTCGGCCGATCCGTTCTACTGGATCCGTGTCATTCTGGCCTCGAACCGTGGTACACTGATGGAGCTGGGTATTTCACCGATCGTCACGTCCGGGCTCATCATGCAGCTGCTGGCCGGTGCAAAGATCATCGAAGTTGGTGATACGCCCAAGGATCGGGCTCTGTTCAACGGTGCCCAGAAGCTGTTCGGCATGGTCATCACGATCGGGCAGGCCATCGTGTACGTCATGACGGGAATGTACGGTGATCCGGCCGAAATCGGTGCCGGCGTGTGtctgctcatcatcatccagctGTTCGTGGCCGGCCtcatcgtgctgctgctcgacgagCTGCTCCAGAAGGGCTACGGTCTCGGATCGGGTATTTCGCTGTTCATTGCGACCAACATCTGCGAAACGATCGTCTGGAAGGCCTTctcgccggccaccgtcaaCACGGGCCGTGGTACCGAGTTCGAGGGTGCCGTCATTGCTCTGTTCCATCTGCTGGCCACCCGGCAGGACAAGGTGCGCGCCCTGCGCGAAGCGTTCTACCGCCAGAATCTGCCCAACCTGATGAACCTGCTCGCGACGGTGCTGGTGTTTGCGGTGGTCATATACTTCCAGGGCTTCCGCGTCGACCTGCCGATCAAATCGGCCCGCTACCGCGGCCAGTACAGCAGCTATCCGATCAAGCTGTTCTACACTTCGAACATCCCGATCATTCTCCAGTCAGCGCTCGTCTCCAATTTGTACGTCATCTCACAGATGCTGGCGGTCAAGTTCCATGGCAACTTCCTCATTAACCTGCTCGGCGTGTGGGCGGACgtaggcggtggtggtccggcaCGCTCGTACCCGATCGGTGGCCTTTGCTATTACCTGTCACCGCCCGAGTCACTCGGGCACATCGttgccgatccgatccacGCCGTCCTGTACATCGTGTTCATGCTCGGTTCGTGTGCGTTCTTCTCGAAAACGTGGATCGACGTGTCGGGCAGCTCGGCCAAGGACGTGGCCAAGCAGCTGAAGGAACAGCAGATGGTGATGCGAGGCCATCGGGAAAACTCGATGATTCACGAACTCAACCGGTACatcccgacggcggcagctTTCGGTGGTCTCTGCATCGGAGCACTGTCCGTTTTAGCTGACTTCATGGGTGCGATCGGTTCCGGCACCGGTATTCTGCTGGCCGTCACCATCATCTACCAGTACTTTGAAATCTTCGTCAAGGAGCAGTCCGAGATGGGCGGCATGGGCACGTTACTCTTCTAA
- the LOC128271897 gene encoding transcription elongation factor S-II isoform X3, translating into MNVEEEVFRIQKKLGKMTSLSDGSGQEQALDLLRELQRLSIDLDILTKTRIGMTVNELRKCSKDDEVISLAKSLIKSWKRFLAGTPPSKDGGKDGSKGSSKAGREGNKKDSEREGKEGKTKPTQVSFPAQSSNTTDAVRLKCREMLANALRVEGEMPEGCQTPEELGEELEEAIFVEFKNTDMRYKNRIRSRVANLKDPKNPSLRGNFVSGALTAQRLAKMTSEEMASDEMKLLRDRFVKEAINDAQLATVQGTKTDLLKCGKCKKRNCTYNQLQTRSADEPMTTFVMCNECGHRWKFC; encoded by the exons ATGAACGTCGAAGAGGAAGTGTTTCGGATCCAGAAAAAGCTCGGCAAAATGACATCCTTATCGGATGGCTCG GGCCAAGAGCAGGCGTTGGATTTGTTGCGTGAGCTGCAGCGGCTGAGCATCGATCTGGATATTCTGACGAAAACGCGCATCGGCATGACGGTGAACGAGCTGCGCAAGTGCAGCAAAGACGACGAGGTGATCAGTCTGGCGAAATCGCTCATCAAAAGCTGGAAACGGTTCCTGGCCGGTACGCCACCCTCGAAGGACGGTGGCAAGGACGGGTCGAAGGGTTCGAGCAAAGC CGGACGCGAGGGCAACAAGAAGGACTCGGAGCGGGAGGGCAAAGAGGGCAAAACGAAACCGACGCAGGTCAGTTTTCCGGCCCAATCGAGCAACACGACCGATGCCGTGCGCCTGAAGTGTCGCGAAATGCTGGCCAACGCACTGCGCGTCGAGGGGGAGATGCCGGAGGGCTGCCAAACGCCGGAGGAGCTGGGCGAAGAGCTGGAGGAAGCGATATTTGTCGAGTTTAAAAACACCGATATGCGGTACAAGAACCGGATCCGGTCGCGGGTTGCCAACCTGAAGGACCCGAAGAACCCGAGCCTGCGGGGCAACTTTGTGAGCGGAGCGCTGACCGCGCAGCGGCTAGCCAAGATGACGTCCGAGGAGATGGCGAGCGACGAGATGAAACTGCTGCGCGATCGGTTCGTGAAGGAGGCGATCAACGATGCCCAGCTGGCGACGGTGCAGGGCACCAAGACCGATCTGCTGAAGTGTGGCAAGTGTAAGAAGCGCAACTGTACCTACAACCAGCTGCAGACGCGCAGCGCGGACGAACCGATGACCACGTTCGTGATGTGCAACGAGTGCGGCCACCGTTGGAAGTTTTGCTAA
- the LOC128271897 gene encoding transcription elongation factor S-II isoform X1, translated as MNVEEEVFRIQKKLGKMTSLSDGSGQEQALDLLRELQRLSIDLDILTKTRIGMTVNELRKCSKDDEVISLAKSLIKSWKRFLAGTPPSKDGGKDGSKGSSKASSKSNSKSSDGGTGGTAGGHGPGTGGAGSGREGNKKDSEREGKEGKTKPTQVSFPAQSSNTTDAVRLKCREMLANALRVEGEMPEGCQTPEELGEELEEAIFVEFKNTDMRYKNRIRSRVANLKDPKNPSLRGNFVSGALTAQRLAKMTSEEMASDEMKLLRDRFVKEAINDAQLATVQGTKTDLLKCGKCKKRNCTYNQLQTRSADEPMTTFVMCNECGHRWKFC; from the exons ATGAACGTCGAAGAGGAAGTGTTTCGGATCCAGAAAAAGCTCGGCAAAATGACATCCTTATCGGATGGCTCG GGCCAAGAGCAGGCGTTGGATTTGTTGCGTGAGCTGCAGCGGCTGAGCATCGATCTGGATATTCTGACGAAAACGCGCATCGGCATGACGGTGAACGAGCTGCGCAAGTGCAGCAAAGACGACGAGGTGATCAGTCTGGCGAAATCGCTCATCAAAAGCTGGAAACGGTTCCTGGCCGGTACGCCACCCTCGAAGGACGGTGGCAAGGACGGGTCGAAGGGTTCGAGCAAAGCGTCAAGCAAATCGAACAGCAAATCGTccgacggtggcaccggtggtaCCGCCGGCGGGCACGGTCCTGGCACCGGGGGTGCCGGTAGCGGACGCGAGGGCAACAAGAAGGACTCGGAGCGGGAGGGCAAAGAGGGCAAAACGAAACCGACGCAGGTCAGTTTTCCGGCCCAATCGAGCAACACGACCGATGCCGTGCGCCTGAAGTGTCGCGAAATGCTGGCCAACGCACTGCGCGTCGAGGGGGAGATGCCGGAGGGCTGCCAAACGCCGGAGGAGCTGGGCGAAGAGCTGGAGGAAGCGATATTTGTCGAGTTTAAAAACACCGATATGCGGTACAAGAACCGGATCCGGTCGCGGGTTGCCAACCTGAAGGACCCGAAGAACCCGAGCCTGCGGGGCAACTTTGTGAGCGGAGCGCTGACCGCGCAGCGGCTAGCCAAGATGACGTCCGAGGAGATGGCGAGCGACGAGATGAAACTGCTGCGCGATCGGTTCGTGAAGGAGGCGATCAACGATGCCCAGCTGGCGACGGTGCAGGGCACCAAGACCGATCTGCTGAAGTGTGGCAAGTGTAAGAAGCGCAACTGTACCTACAACCAGCTGCAGACGCGCAGCGCGGACGAACCGATGACCACGTTCGTGATGTGCAACGAGTGCGGCCACCGTTGGAAGTTTTGCTAA
- the LOC128272328 gene encoding uncharacterized protein LOC128272328 yields the protein MVSRFERLMGCSSIPVGEISPEAVAQCSGRGDCLNGTCLCEIRYSGEECSGFNLPYHAGISAVFYFVGFVSVVQLLICIIAEYQRLKQPSFLRACRLTTQKLLYFFVFVASVLRGAYFTTPETLQPAWVSYLMSLYYPLVMTCASLVVCLWAEIFHLQGIRWERSQFLSKSFLGFLAFNLLPYSLFLAEIAYSHLFSGRSTSFFNGCYAALLLIVVIFFLIYGVEVFFKVRGGFVYDFGVVPSSENVNASQLHQSRFGLLSQAIMMIVIVGFLTSETLGDFWKKKVPVYSRNWHDIVFRLAEVGVALWFPCCLWNSMAPEQLWILNPRKLLTRQIDPVAPESTEAPAEPSTSGTAEEGQSFLAKKDCWICYDTDKPEPLIQPCKCIGDVSSVHHECLRRWLVDSCANSDAVLKCKVCDSPYEIERSNRLDWEKGFTIQHWAKTIIIVTLMCITGAGAWVIIQLNEDSFVRVLVAGFAIIIGYILFKMLGENTVTAIQRAKVSSIYIVTSVNDLQT from the exons ATGGTATCACGGTTCGAACGCCTAATGGGGTGCTCCTCGATCCCGGTAGGAGAGATATCGCCCGAGGCCGTAGCACAATGCTCGGGCCGTGGCGACTGTCTCAACGGCACCTGCCTCTGCGAGATTCGCTACAGCGGCGAAGAGTGTTCCGGCTTTAATTTGCCGTATCATGCGG GCATTTCGGCGGTTTTCTACTTCGTCGGTTTCGTGTCGGTGGTGCAGCTACTGATCTGCATCATCGCCGAGTATCAGCGGCTGAAGCAACCGAGCTTCCTGCGTGCCTGCCGGCTAACCACGCAAAAGCTGCTCTACTTCTTCGTTTTCGTGGCTTCGGTACTGCGAGGCGCTTACTTCACGACACCG GAAACGCTTCAACCGGCCTGGGTTTCGTATCTGATGTCGCTGTACTATCCGCTCGTGATGACCTGCGCCTCGCTCGTGGTGTGCCTGTGGGCCGAG ATCTTCCACCTGCAGGGCATCCGCTGGGAACGGTCGCAGTTCCTGTCGAAGAGTTTCCTCGGCTTCCTGGCGTTCAATCTGCTCCCGTACAGCCTGTTTCTGGCGGAGATCGCTTACTCGCACCTGTTCTCGGGCCGCAGTACGTCCTTCTTCAACGGTTGCTACGCCGCCCTGCTGCTGATCGTTGTCATCTTCTTCCTGATCTACGGTGTCGAGGTGTTCTTTAAG GTCCGTGGTGGCTTCGTGTACGACTTCGGTGTGGTGCCGAGCAGCGAAAATGTGAACGCTTCCCAGCTGCACCAGTCCCGCTTCGGTCTGCTCAGCCAGGCGATCATGATGATAGTGATCGTCGGGTTTCTCACTTCGGAAACGCTCGGTGATTTCTGGAAGAAAAA AGTTCCGGTGTATTCCCGCAATTGGCACGACATCGTGTTCCGGTTGGCCGAAGTTGGCGTTGCCCTGTGGTTCCCGTGCTGCCTGTGGAACTCAATGGCACCGGAGCAGCTGTGGATACTGAACCCGCGCAAGCTACTGACGCGCCAGATCGATCCGGTCGCCCCGGAATCGACGGAAGCGCCGGCAGAACCGTCGACTTCCGGCACCGCCGAGGAGGGTCAATCGTTTCTGGCGAAAAAGGACTGCTGGATCTGCTACGACACGGACAAACCGGAACCGCTGATTCAGCCGTGCAAGTGCATCGGCGACGTGAGCTCGGTGCACCACGAGTGCCTGCGCCGGTGGCTGGTCGACAGCTGCGCCAACAGTGACGCGGTGCTAAAGTGCAAAGTGTGTGACTCACCGTACGAAATCGAACGATCCAATAG GCTCGACTGGGAGAAGGGTTTCACCATTCAGCACTGGGCGaaaacgatcatcatcgtgaCGCTGATGTGCATTACGGGTGCGGGCGCCTGGGTCATCATCCAGCTGAACGAGGACTCGTTCGTGCGCGTGCTCGTGGCCGGgttcgccatcatcatcggctaCATACTGTTCAAGATGCTGGGCGAAAACACGGTGACCGCGATACAGCGGGCAAAGGTGAGTTCGATCTACATCGTCACTTCGGTAAACGATCTGCAAACCTAA